In one Leishmania major strain Friedlin complete genome, chromosome 21 genomic region, the following are encoded:
- a CDS encoding putative ubiquitin hydrolase — MALSAETPPLRSASGATDTVGSSVPRYVDAKSMVYTLPCFTPDRSLSSPTSGGAGARSQPIAIQMAASQQLPRMSSSSDFRVGAPSSPLSPSRRHFSTANLSNTMEIPTYNTSTPIAVEDLSCSSPVLKSYRQHSFSHSKRDACLADSPTSPGMSVHGGAFLSTGASEAPVAMSLSTSFSSGAGGGSTSTAIHTKFLEITGHPLGLENYGNTCYCNSVIQLIYHCAPLRLRLLELYHVYLTKKGKPGFEEDTVLFQLCSLIAVMHKSNNRTKDKYPREKIAPKDLLNCVRAKNEDFNNDMQQDAHEFTMFLLNDIWDTEQRIMADPANVNLFLKYEASLKKKGSLSFSWKHSKDKHISSHSHKENRLDKTTLAAATNSDVGTNGGKAVDAQQPFSGELTPLQVILQGQFGSLTACLECENVTAREEVFMDLSLETAQGTSLLRCLDHFGDPEYFWGKNKLRCEECKMPVRAAKTIHVQQLPQYALLIHLKRFQYDVEKQIFTKKADHVALPMQMDVEEYLTDPEVIEQSLRNKQARTQKNSGVDAGSSTSGHNSSGSGQKDEANATSSPDTFKPASEEVRRKLRGVARHKARFELTGFVAHIGEGPNSGHYFTCVRYGPQLWRRFDDETVSTMAERDVKQYFGVPSDAVGVVTTTAYILLYERVA, encoded by the coding sequence ATGGCGCTGTCGGCCGAGACGCCACCGTTGAGATCGGCGAGTGGGGCCACGGACACCGTCGGCTCGTCAGTGCCGCGCTACGTGGACGCAAAGAGCATGGTGTACACCCTTCCCTGCTTTACCCCCGATAGGTCGCTGAGCAGCCCgacgagcggcggcgctggtgcacggAGCCAACCGATCGCAATACAGATGGCTGCCTcacagcagctgccgagGATGTCCTCCAGCAGTGACTTCCGCGTGGGTGCGCCatcctcgccgctctccccATCCCGCCGGCACTTCTCCACTGCGAATCTGTCGAACACGATGGAGATTCCGACGTACAACACGAGCACCCCCATCGCCGTGGAGGACCTTTCCTGCAGCTCACCCGTGCTCAAATCCTACCGGCAGCACTCCTTCTCTCATTCGAAGCGGGATGCGTGTCTGGCCGactcccccacctccccaGGCATGAGCGTCCACGGCGGTGCATTCCtcagcaccggcgcctcgGAGGCTCCGGTGGCGATGAGCCTGTCCACCTCGTTCTCGTCcggggcgggcggcggctCGACCAGCACGGCGATCCACACAAAGTTCCTCGAGATAACCGGGCACCCGCTGGGCCTGGAGAACTACGGCAACACTTGCTACTGCAACTCCGTCATCCAGCTGATCTACCACTGCGCCccactgcggctgcggctgctcgaGTTGTACCACGTCTACCTCACCAAGAAGGGCAAGCCCGGCTTCGAGGAGGACACAGTGCTCTTCCAGCTCTGCAGCCTCATCGCCGTGATGCACAAGTCGAACAACCGCACCAAGGACAAGTACCCGCGCGAGAAGATCGCCCCAAAAGACCTGCTGAACTGCGTGCGCGCCAAGAACGAGGACTTCAACAACGACATGCAGCAGGACGCACACGAGTTCACCATGTTTCTGCTGAATGATATCTGGGACacggagcagcgcatcaTGGCCGACCCCGCCAACGTGAACCTCTTTCTCAAGTACGAGGCGTCCTTGAAGAAGAAGGGGTCGTTGTCCTTCTCCTGGAAGCACAGCAAGGATAAGCACATCAGCAGCCACAGCCACAAGGAAAACAGGCTCGACAAGACAACCTTGGCAGCGGCCACCAACAGCGACGTCGGCACGAACGGGGGCAAGGCGGTGGATGCACAGCAGCCCTTCAGCGGGGAGCTCACCCCTCTTCAGGTAATCCTGCAAGGCCAGTTCGGCTCCCTCACCGCCTGCCTCGAGTGCGAGAACGTAACCGCCCGAGAAGAGGTCTTCATGGACCTCAGCCTCGAGACGGCACAGGGCACgtccctcctccgctgtctCGACCACTTCGGCGACCCCGAGTACTTCTGGGGGAAGAACAAGCTGCGCTGCGAGGAGTGCAAGATGCCGGTGCGCGCCGCCAAGACGATCCACGTGCAACAGCTGCCGCAGTACGCGCTCCTTATCCACCTGAAGCGCTTCCAGTACGATGTGGAGAAGCAGATCTTCACAAAGAAGGCGGACCACGTCGCACTGCCGATGCAGATGGACGTAGAGGAATACCTGACGGACCCAGAGGTGATTGAGCAGAGCCTGCGCAACAagcaggcgcgcacgcagaaGAACAGCGGCGTTGacgcgggcagcagcaccagcgggcacaacagcagcggcagcggacagAAAGACGAGGCGAACGCAACTTCGTCGCCCGACACATTCAAGCCGGCgtcggaggaggtgcgccgcaAGCTTCGTGGTGTCGCCCGCCACAAGGCGCGCTTCGAGCTGACAGGCTTTGTCGCCCACATTGGCGAGGGACCGAACTCTGGGCACTACTTCACGTGTGTTCGCTACGGTCCtcagctgtggcgccgcttCGACGACGAGACTGTGTCAACGATGGCGGAGCGAGATGTGAAGCAGTACTTTGGCGTTCCATCCGACGCTGTCGGCGTAGTCACGACGACGGCCTACATCCTGCTCTACGAGCGCGTTGCGTAG